The Candidatus Methylomirabilis tolerans genomic sequence CGAGTCGCCGACGACTGTGCAGGTGAAGTCGCCCGCCCGCAGCCCATTGATGGGATACGTATACCAGATCCGACCGATCAGCAGACCGTCTTTGACAGTGGAGATCAGTTCCTCGAGATTCTGATCTCCACCCTGTACGACAGCATTGGTGGAGGCAATACCGGGCTGGACACCGAACTGCCGGCCGCCGCCTGCCCAGAACCGGAAACCGTTTCGCGGTACGATGGCACTGCCGTACTGATTCGGGTCTACCCCCAGTTTCTCTGTGCTCCTGGGATCTTTTAAAATCCGCTGATGCTCGTAATAGTTCGCCAACAGCCCGACCAGCTTACCTCGCTGGATCAGCCGCGTTTTCCCGGTCGGTAGCCCTTCACAGGTAATCCCCTTGCTGCCCATCAGCCCGCGCTGCGCACCGTGATCGTACAGCGTCAACTGTTTCGACGCAACGCGCTTCCCGAGTCGTCCCATGAACGCGGAGCTGTCGCTGTAAAAGTTGCCGAGGCTGAGGGAGGGCAGGATCAGATTATTCAGGAGGTCGGCTACCGGTTGACGTCCAAAGATGACCGTATACTCCCCACCCTTGATCCGCTCCCCGCCAATCGCCGTGAGGGCGTTCTGTGCGGCTTCTACGCCGGCGTCGTCAGTAAACTGATCCAGGCGGGTACCGGCAGAACAGCCGCTGCCCTTGGAAGCTTTGGCCTCC encodes the following:
- a CDS encoding TldD/PmbA family protein, yielding EEPKSSESYGLGITAVFKTEAGIMLGFGSEPSDLSLEGVKRALEKARRGAVADPEFSSLPRPTGERRRLRRYHDPKLMKIRDEELVEVGWRVLRGSLKTFLNSPRLQELAGDETRIKELGLIVGGDVTIQQERIAIASTAMPEVQTDESTLIMAFITAMVEAKASKGSGCSAGTRLDQFTDDAGVEAAQNALTAIGGERIKGGEYTVIFGRQPVADLLNNLILPSLSLGNFYSDSSAFMGRLGKRVASKQLTLYDHGAQRGLMGSKGITCEGLPTGKTRLIQRGKLVGLLANYYEHQRILKDPRSTEKLGVDPNQYGSAIVPRNGFRFWAGGGRQFGVQPGIASTNAVVQGGDQNLEELISTVKDGLLIGRIWYTYPINGLRAGDFTCTVVGDSYIIKDGRIAAPLKPNTVRINDNIHSILSHIVAVGKEVKGTLVWAADEVIYTPEIAVRNVKLDEIAAFMEQL